From the Hymenobacter yonginensis genome, one window contains:
- a CDS encoding SDR family oxidoreductase, whose protein sequence is MSEVSQSIALVTGATSGIGEVTARELVRQGYHVVLLARNAEKAARTRQQLQQTAQPGTRVDVLLCDLSDLGQVRRAAEEFNQRYARLDVLVNNAGLVFGAEREESVNGHEMTLATNHLGPFLLTSLLLPKLRQSPAARIVNVASMAHKFAKPDLADLDATRNYSPMRAYANSKLFNILFTQELARQLRQRGISNVTTNSLHPGVVASNFGSNSTWLTRAFYKAAAPFMTTSEDGAQTSIYLATSPEVASISGGYFAKKKPEPVKSGFNTAANVQQLWQQSEQMVGQPFFAE, encoded by the coding sequence ATGAGCGAAGTATCGCAGTCTATTGCCCTCGTTACGGGTGCCACGTCGGGCATCGGTGAAGTAACCGCCCGCGAGCTGGTCCGGCAGGGCTACCACGTGGTACTGCTGGCCCGCAACGCCGAAAAAGCCGCCCGCACCCGCCAGCAGCTGCAGCAGACCGCCCAGCCCGGCACCCGCGTAGACGTGCTGCTCTGCGACCTGTCGGACCTAGGCCAGGTGCGGCGGGCGGCTGAGGAGTTCAACCAGCGCTACGCCCGGCTGGACGTACTGGTGAACAACGCCGGCCTAGTATTCGGGGCCGAGCGAGAGGAATCGGTCAATGGCCACGAAATGACGCTGGCCACCAACCACCTCGGCCCGTTTCTGCTCACCAGCCTGCTGCTGCCGAAGCTGCGCCAAAGCCCGGCCGCCCGCATCGTAAACGTAGCGTCCATGGCCCACAAGTTCGCCAAGCCTGATCTGGCCGACCTCGATGCCACCCGCAATTACTCGCCCATGCGGGCCTACGCCAATTCCAAGCTGTTCAATATCCTGTTCACGCAGGAGCTGGCCCGGCAGCTGCGCCAGCGCGGCATCTCCAACGTCACCACCAACAGCCTGCATCCGGGCGTGGTGGCCAGCAACTTCGGCAGCAACTCTACGTGGCTCACGCGGGCCTTCTATAAGGCCGCCGCGCCCTTCATGACAACTTCCGAAGACGGCGCCCAGACCAGCATCTACCTCGCCACCTCACCCGAGGTAGCTAGCATCAGCGGCGGCTACTTCGCCAAGAAAAAGCCGGAGCCCGTGAAATCGGGCTTCAATACCGCGGCAAACGTGCAGCAGCTCTGGCAGCAGTCGGAGCAGATGGTAGGGCAACCGTTCTTTGCAGAATAG
- a CDS encoding T9SS type A sorting domain-containing protein, with the protein MMRPLILLLLLLGLLTGCEAPTTEFDVFALPRPVNLARVLGPAPVLLGEQDTLALRLQFDAATGFTSFALAGDSADENWFTARAFRFRGLYYLVEEQPDSGYWVHAVRIRRGQVQGLSTGYHQMLDLSQDARQGRWPGLVRFRALSGDSMRLRFDRRQLRAFYAAEVDSFATYRIATAPAAKPGPASAHTTSTAQSISLYPNPASTTATVNFGEAAARQVQLYNEQGQLLQAYTAASSQLALPVADLPNGTYLVRVTEAGKARPATLRLLVAH; encoded by the coding sequence ATGATGCGTCCATTGATTCTGTTGCTGTTATTACTAGGGCTGCTGACCGGCTGCGAGGCGCCTACCACTGAGTTTGATGTCTTTGCGCTACCCCGGCCCGTGAACCTGGCCCGCGTACTGGGGCCGGCGCCGGTGCTGCTGGGGGAGCAGGATACCCTGGCGCTACGCCTGCAGTTCGATGCCGCCACCGGCTTCACAAGTTTTGCACTGGCGGGCGATTCTGCTGATGAAAACTGGTTTACGGCCCGAGCCTTTCGGTTTCGGGGGCTGTACTACCTGGTAGAAGAGCAGCCTGATTCTGGATACTGGGTGCACGCCGTGCGCATCCGGCGCGGGCAGGTGCAGGGACTGAGCACCGGCTACCATCAGATGCTGGACCTGAGCCAGGATGCCCGGCAAGGCCGCTGGCCGGGGCTGGTGCGGTTCCGCGCCTTAAGCGGCGACAGTATGCGGCTGCGTTTCGACCGGCGGCAGCTCCGTGCCTTCTATGCGGCCGAAGTCGACAGCTTTGCCACGTACCGAATAGCCACGGCGCCGGCTGCCAAACCCGGCCCCGCTTCTGCACATACTACCAGTACTGCCCAATCCATAAGCCTCTACCCCAACCCGGCCAGCACCACCGCTACGGTGAATTTCGGGGAAGCCGCCGCCCGGCAGGTGCAGCTCTACAACGAACAGGGCCAGCTGCTGCAGGCGTACACGGCTGCGTCTTCGCAACTGGCTCTACCGGTAGCTGATTTGCCCAATGGCACCTATCTAGTGCGCGTGACTGAGGCCGGCAAGGCCCGGCCGGCTACACTTCGGCTGCTGGTGGCCCACTAG
- the ahcY gene encoding adenosylhomocysteinase codes for MVETKTTAYVPYKVKDMSLAEWGRKEIRLAEAEMPGLMALREEYGASQPLKGARIAGCLHMTIQTAVLIETLQALGADVTWSSCNIFSTQDHAAAAIAAAGTPVYAWKGLNEEEFNWCIEQTLFFGEDRQPLNMILDDGGDLTNMVLNQYPELAAGIKGISEETTTGVLRLLERVKAGTLPLPAFNVNDSVTKSKFDNKYGCKESAVDAIRRATDVMMAGKVAVVAGYGDVGKGTAASLLGAGARVIVTEIDPICALQAAMDGFAVKKLANAVKEADIVVTATGNCDILTEEHFRSLKDKAIVCNIGHFDDEIDMAWLNKNYGHTKDTVKPQVDIYTIEGKEVIILAEGRLVNLGCATGHPSFVMSNSFTNQTLAQLELWQNADQYENQVYTLPKHLDEKVARLHLAKIGVELDELTPKQADYIKVPVEGPFKSDLYRY; via the coding sequence ATGGTGGAGACCAAGACCACGGCCTACGTTCCGTACAAAGTAAAAGACATGAGCCTCGCTGAGTGGGGCCGCAAGGAAATCCGTCTGGCCGAGGCTGAAATGCCGGGTCTGATGGCCCTGCGCGAAGAATACGGCGCCAGCCAGCCGCTGAAAGGCGCGCGCATCGCTGGCTGCCTGCACATGACCATCCAGACTGCCGTGCTCATCGAGACGCTGCAGGCCCTGGGCGCTGACGTGACGTGGTCGTCGTGCAACATCTTCTCCACCCAGGACCACGCCGCCGCGGCAATTGCGGCTGCCGGTACGCCGGTGTACGCCTGGAAAGGCCTCAACGAGGAGGAGTTCAACTGGTGCATCGAGCAGACGCTGTTCTTCGGTGAAGATCGTCAGCCCCTGAACATGATCCTCGACGACGGTGGCGACCTGACCAACATGGTGCTGAACCAGTACCCTGAGCTGGCTGCTGGCATCAAAGGCATTTCGGAAGAAACCACCACGGGCGTACTGCGCCTGCTGGAGCGCGTGAAAGCCGGCACCCTGCCGCTGCCCGCGTTCAACGTCAACGACTCGGTAACGAAGTCGAAGTTCGACAACAAGTACGGCTGCAAAGAGTCGGCTGTGGACGCTATCCGCCGCGCTACCGATGTGATGATGGCTGGCAAAGTGGCTGTAGTGGCTGGCTACGGCGACGTAGGAAAAGGCACGGCCGCTTCGCTGCTCGGCGCCGGCGCCCGCGTTATCGTTACCGAAATTGACCCGATCTGTGCCCTGCAGGCTGCTATGGACGGCTTTGCCGTGAAGAAGCTGGCTAACGCCGTGAAAGAAGCCGACATCGTGGTAACGGCCACCGGCAACTGCGACATCCTGACGGAAGAGCACTTCCGCAGCCTCAAGGACAAAGCCATTGTCTGCAACATCGGTCACTTCGACGATGAAATTGACATGGCCTGGCTGAACAAAAACTACGGCCACACCAAAGACACGGTGAAGCCGCAAGTTGACATCTACACCATCGAAGGCAAAGAGGTGATTATCCTCGCCGAAGGCCGCCTCGTGAACTTGGGCTGCGCCACCGGCCACCCTTCGTTCGTCATGTCGAACTCGTTCACCAACCAGACGCTGGCCCAACTGGAACTGTGGCAGAACGCCGACCAGTACGAAAACCAGGTGTACACCCTGCCCAAGCACCTCGACGAGAAGGTGGCCCGCCTGCACCTCGCCAAAATTGGCGTGGAGCTGGACGAGCTGACGCCCAAGCAGGCCGACTACATCAAGGTGCCCGTAGAAGGCCCGTTCAAATCGGACCTGTACCGCTACTAA
- a CDS encoding O-antigen ligase family protein codes for MPVTSILPFSLRQLYADGRLSQYLLLLGSLAAVTGLFASRALVALSSVVGVLAVLAQPHLRQQLRACTRLQTVLGMALMYLFWLLSVVYTSETDIWRHEVYRKLPLVVVPLAFAVAVPLSLRQRFGVGLLFVGLGTLLALGTLGRYLLDPEAANYEISIGHNVPAITGIFHIHFSIMLALAFFFALLMRRSGLALPVVRKALLACSAILFVVMHVLAYRTGLMVLYGMLLLDVGLLIALQRRYVLGALLLLALVGVPLATYYTLEPIQQRVNVTLDDLAQYRTGRDINDYSLAKRFAAWKTATVIIGQHPVAGVAPADVDAAMLDQYSYQDYGLLPKNWVMTHNQYLEALVGGGIIGLVLWLFVLFGPFLQPAIRQNAYVVHFLLMMGIANLVDSLLQMQIGFSLFVFLYGFLVVATERQARSTLLAQAA; via the coding sequence ATGCCTGTAACTTCCATTTTGCCCTTTTCCCTGCGCCAGCTCTACGCTGATGGTCGTTTGTCGCAATACCTGTTGCTGCTGGGAAGCCTGGCTGCTGTTACGGGGCTGTTTGCGTCGCGGGCCCTCGTAGCGCTTAGCTCGGTGGTGGGGGTGCTGGCCGTGCTGGCCCAGCCGCACCTGCGCCAGCAGTTGCGGGCCTGCACCCGCCTACAAACCGTCCTGGGCATGGCCCTGATGTACCTATTTTGGCTGCTAAGCGTGGTCTACACCTCCGAAACCGACATCTGGCGCCACGAGGTCTACCGCAAGCTGCCCTTGGTAGTCGTGCCGCTGGCCTTTGCCGTGGCCGTGCCCCTTAGTCTGCGGCAGCGGTTTGGGGTGGGCCTGCTGTTCGTGGGGCTGGGCACGCTGCTGGCGCTGGGTACGCTCGGCCGCTACCTGCTCGACCCGGAAGCGGCCAACTACGAAATCAGCATCGGCCACAACGTGCCGGCCATTACGGGCATCTTCCACATCCATTTCAGCATCATGCTGGCGCTGGCATTCTTTTTTGCGCTCCTGATGCGGCGCAGCGGGCTGGCGCTGCCCGTCGTGCGTAAGGCGCTGCTGGCGTGCTCGGCTATTCTGTTCGTGGTGATGCACGTGCTGGCATATCGGACCGGGCTGATGGTGCTCTACGGCATGCTGCTGCTCGATGTGGGCCTGCTGATTGCGCTGCAGCGCCGCTATGTGCTGGGCGCCTTATTGCTGTTGGCACTGGTGGGCGTGCCCCTAGCTACCTACTACACGCTGGAACCCATCCAGCAGCGCGTCAACGTCACCCTCGACGACCTCGCCCAGTACCGCACCGGCCGCGACATCAACGACTACTCCCTGGCCAAGCGCTTCGCTGCTTGGAAAACAGCCACCGTCATCATCGGCCAGCACCCGGTTGCGGGCGTGGCCCCCGCCGATGTGGACGCCGCCATGCTGGACCAGTACAGCTACCAGGACTACGGCCTGCTGCCCAAAAACTGGGTGATGACCCACAATCAATACTTGGAAGCGTTGGTAGGTGGCGGTATTATAGGCTTGGTGCTGTGGCTTTTCGTGCTATTCGGGCCATTTTTGCAACCTGCCATCCGCCAAAACGCGTACGTTGTACATTTCCTGCTGATGATGGGCATCGCCAATCTGGTCGATTCTCTGTTACAGATGCAGATCGGCTTCAGCCTGTTCGTGTTTCTCTACGGCTTTTTGGTTGTAGCCACCGAGCGGCAGGCCCGCAGTACGCTCCTGGCGCAAGCGGCTTGA
- a CDS encoding biotin/lipoyl-containing protein codes for MLQVSTSPTQTWAVDYRATGAITLDGQPFAWDLVELEPGRFHVLHEGRSYVAEVVSADYATKSFQLKLNGQLVEVSAKDRFDLLLDKLGMSNAAASKVNELKAPMPGLIVDIRVAPGQQVQKGDPLLVLEAMKMENILKAPGDGTVGAIKIGLRDNVTKGQVLIQFS; via the coding sequence ATGCTACAGGTTAGCACCAGCCCCACCCAAACTTGGGCCGTAGACTATCGTGCCACCGGCGCCATCACCCTAGACGGCCAGCCGTTTGCCTGGGATCTGGTGGAGCTAGAACCGGGCCGCTTCCACGTGTTGCACGAGGGCCGCTCGTACGTAGCCGAAGTGGTCAGCGCCGATTACGCCACCAAGTCGTTTCAGCTTAAGCTCAACGGGCAGTTGGTGGAGGTGAGCGCCAAAGACCGGTTCGACCTGCTCCTTGACAAGCTGGGCATGAGCAATGCCGCCGCCAGCAAGGTGAACGAGCTGAAAGCGCCCATGCCGGGCCTGATTGTCGATATCCGGGTGGCGCCGGGGCAGCAGGTGCAGAAAGGCGACCCGCTGCTGGTACTGGAGGCCATGAAGATGGAGAACATCCTGAAAGCCCCCGGCGACGGCACCGTAGGGGCCATCAAGATTGGCCTGCGCGACAACGTAACCAAAGGACAGGTCCTGATTCAGTTCAGCTAG
- a CDS encoding sigma-70 family RNA polymerase sigma factor — MSDSPERVPKLSKEEKDRRFQAELMPVIDSLYNFAFRLTLDEDDANDLVQETYLKAYRFFEYFEQGTNAKAWLFRILKNSFINDFRKKSKQPAKVDYSEIEGYYNSEDVESDSDAGGTSSDMRQQAVRDLIGDEVASALNSLPVDFRTVIILCDLEGFTYEEMAKVLDIPIGTVRSRLHRARNFLKDKLEKYAQSMGYGADSGSTEAEPEDDTANY; from the coding sequence ATGAGCGACTCTCCCGAACGGGTTCCGAAGCTTAGTAAAGAAGAAAAAGACCGCCGGTTTCAGGCCGAATTAATGCCTGTAATCGACTCTCTGTACAATTTCGCGTTCCGTCTGACCCTCGACGAGGACGACGCCAACGACCTTGTGCAGGAGACCTATTTGAAGGCGTACCGCTTCTTCGAGTACTTCGAGCAGGGAACCAACGCCAAGGCATGGCTGTTTCGCATCCTGAAAAACTCGTTCATCAACGACTTCCGGAAGAAGAGTAAACAACCCGCCAAGGTCGACTACAGCGAAATTGAGGGCTACTACAATTCGGAAGACGTCGAGTCCGACAGCGACGCGGGTGGTACCTCGTCTGATATGCGGCAGCAAGCCGTGCGTGACCTCATCGGCGACGAAGTGGCCAGCGCACTCAACTCGCTGCCCGTGGATTTCCGCACCGTCATCATCCTCTGCGACCTGGAAGGGTTCACCTACGAGGAGATGGCCAAAGTGCTGGACATCCCTATCGGCACGGTCCGCTCCCGTTTGCACCGGGCCCGGAATTTTCTGAAGGACAAGCTTGAGAAGTACGCCCAATCGATGGGCTACGGTGCCGACTCCGGCAGTACGGAGGCAGAGCCGGAGGACGATACCGCCAATTACTAA
- a CDS encoding glycosyltransferase family 2 protein has translation MPAVPLSIVIITFNEEANIGRCLEAVRGLSDDVVVVDSFSTDRTVAICQQLGARVVQHAFEGYVQQKNYATAQARHDYVLQLDADEVLTEELRQSIRQATANWQGGGYTLARLTNYCGSWVRHGGWYPDRKLRLYDRRLGRWEGLLLHERYEMQPGQPISALQGDALHYSYTSVEQHVQQLNRFTSIAADELWLRGRRRVTLFHLLLKPWWKFVHGYFFRLGFLDGFAGLSIAVISAWGVFLKFAKLKTKAAA, from the coding sequence ATGCCTGCCGTTCCGCTCTCCATCGTCATCATCACCTTCAACGAAGAAGCTAACATCGGCCGCTGCCTGGAAGCCGTGCGCGGCCTCTCCGACGATGTAGTGGTGGTGGACAGCTTCTCCACCGACCGCACCGTGGCCATCTGCCAGCAGCTGGGGGCCCGCGTGGTGCAGCATGCCTTTGAAGGCTATGTGCAGCAAAAAAACTACGCCACCGCCCAAGCCCGCCACGACTATGTGCTGCAGCTCGACGCCGACGAAGTGCTGACCGAAGAGCTGCGCCAGAGCATCCGGCAGGCCACCGCCAACTGGCAGGGTGGGGGCTACACCCTGGCCCGCCTCACCAACTACTGCGGCAGCTGGGTGCGCCACGGCGGCTGGTACCCCGACCGTAAACTGCGCCTCTACGACCGGCGCCTAGGCCGCTGGGAAGGTTTATTGCTGCACGAGCGGTACGAAATGCAACCCGGGCAACCAATTTCGGCTCTGCAGGGCGACGCCCTGCACTATTCCTACACCTCCGTCGAGCAGCATGTGCAGCAGCTCAACCGGTTCACTAGCATTGCGGCCGATGAGCTGTGGCTGCGCGGCCGGCGCCGGGTCACGTTGTTTCATCTGCTGCTCAAGCCCTGGTGGAAGTTCGTGCACGGCTATTTTTTCCGGCTGGGCTTTCTGGATGGGTTTGCCGGCCTGAGCATTGCCGTTATTTCGGCCTGGGGCGTATTTCTGAAGTTTGCCAAGCTGAAAACCAAAGCCGCCGCATGA
- the nadD gene encoding nicotinate (nicotinamide) nucleotide adenylyltransferase, with the protein MSLKAGTSGKIGLLFGSFNPIHVGHLILAQHMATHTDLSAVWLVVSPQSPYKVGQDLLPEQDRLALAQAAVADNDLLSVTDIELRLPKPSYTITTLDEIRRLHPGQEFVLLMGSDNLLGLDGWRDADRIRQELAIYVYPRPGHPVEASAVAGSTIKVMEAPLLDISATFIRQSLRQGQSIRYLVPDAVQQLIAAKGYWQ; encoded by the coding sequence GTGAGTCTGAAAGCAGGCACCTCTGGCAAGATCGGGCTGCTGTTTGGCTCGTTCAACCCTATTCACGTCGGCCACCTGATTCTGGCGCAGCACATGGCCACGCATACCGATTTGTCGGCGGTGTGGCTGGTGGTGTCGCCGCAGAGCCCCTACAAGGTGGGCCAGGATCTGCTGCCGGAGCAGGACCGGCTGGCGCTGGCCCAAGCCGCCGTAGCCGACAACGACCTGCTGTCCGTCACGGATATTGAGCTGCGCCTGCCCAAGCCCAGCTACACCATCACCACCCTCGACGAAATCCGGCGGCTGCACCCCGGCCAGGAGTTTGTGCTGCTCATGGGCAGCGACAACCTGCTGGGGCTGGATGGCTGGCGCGACGCCGACCGTATCCGGCAGGAACTTGCCATTTACGTGTACCCACGCCCCGGCCACCCGGTAGAGGCAAGTGCCGTGGCTGGCTCAACTATCAAGGTGATGGAAGCGCCGCTGCTGGATATTTCGGCTACGTTTATCCGACAGAGTTTGCGACAGGGACAGTCCATCCGGTATCTGGTGCCCGATGCGGTGCAGCAACTGATTGCAGCGAAAGGCTACTGGCAGTAA
- the pyrH gene encoding UMP kinase, which translates to MKYTRILLKLSGEALMGQQQYGIDATRLMQYAEEIKKVAATGTQVAVVIGGGNIFRGVQAEAFGLDRVQGDYMGMLATVINSMALQSALEKLDVNTRLLSGVTIQRVCEPYIRRRALRHLEKGRVVIFGAGIGSPYFTTDSAASLRAIEIEADVVLKGTRVDGIYTADPEKDPTAVRYPTITFDEVMAKNLNVMDMTAFTLCKENNLPIIVFDMNKEGNLQRLIEGETVGTLVTMDHPRPTEADTKTSGLQPSLDTPSEQA; encoded by the coding sequence TTGAAGTACACCCGAATTCTGCTTAAGCTAAGCGGCGAAGCCCTGATGGGCCAACAGCAATACGGCATCGATGCCACCCGGCTGATGCAGTATGCCGAGGAAATCAAGAAAGTAGCTGCCACCGGCACGCAGGTAGCGGTAGTAATTGGCGGCGGCAACATCTTCCGCGGGGTGCAGGCCGAAGCATTCGGCCTCGATCGGGTGCAGGGCGACTACATGGGCATGCTGGCCACAGTCATCAACTCCATGGCCCTGCAGAGCGCCCTCGAAAAGCTCGACGTGAATACGCGCCTGCTCTCGGGCGTTACCATTCAGCGGGTGTGCGAGCCCTACATCCGGCGGCGGGCTTTGCGCCACCTGGAGAAAGGCCGCGTCGTGATTTTCGGGGCCGGCATCGGCTCGCCGTACTTCACCACCGACTCGGCCGCGTCGTTGCGGGCTATCGAAATTGAAGCAGACGTGGTACTGAAAGGCACCCGCGTAGACGGTATTTATACCGCTGATCCGGAAAAAGACCCCACTGCTGTCCGCTACCCTACCATCACGTTTGATGAGGTGATGGCCAAAAACCTGAACGTGATGGACATGACGGCCTTCACGCTCTGTAAGGAAAACAACCTGCCCATCATCGTTTTCGATATGAACAAGGAAGGCAACCTGCAGCGCCTCATTGAGGGCGAAACGGTAGGTACGCTGGTGACGATGGACCACCCGCGCCCGACGGAAGCCGACACCAAAACCAGCGGCCTGCAGCCTTCTCTGGACACTCCTTCTGAACAAGCTTAA
- the frr gene encoding ribosome recycling factor, with protein MDEEIQFYLSEAEESMAKSLQHTGLELSRIRAGKASPAMLDSLRVDYYGTPTPISQVANVSTPDARTLFIKPWEKNIIAEVVKAIKNSDLGLNPQSDAEGVRLNIPPMTEERRRDLVKQVKQESESGKVRIRGIRKDVNESLRKLQKDGAAEDAIKDAEAKVQKATDSYIVQIDSLTSKKESEIMTI; from the coding sequence ATGGACGAAGAAATTCAGTTTTACCTGAGCGAAGCCGAGGAATCGATGGCCAAGTCGCTGCAGCACACCGGCCTGGAACTCAGCCGTATTCGGGCTGGCAAGGCCTCGCCGGCAATGCTCGACTCGCTGCGCGTAGATTATTACGGCACACCCACTCCTATTTCGCAGGTGGCCAACGTCTCGACGCCGGATGCGCGTACGCTGTTCATCAAGCCCTGGGAGAAAAACATCATTGCTGAGGTGGTGAAAGCCATCAAAAACAGCGACCTGGGCCTGAATCCGCAGTCGGATGCTGAGGGCGTGCGCCTGAACATTCCGCCCATGACGGAAGAGCGTCGCCGCGACCTGGTGAAGCAGGTGAAGCAGGAATCGGAAAGCGGCAAGGTGCGCATCCGCGGTATTCGCAAAGACGTGAACGAGTCGTTGCGGAAGCTGCAGAAGGATGGCGCCGCCGAGGATGCCATCAAGGATGCCGAAGCTAAGGTGCAGAAAGCCACCGACAGCTACATCGTGCAGATTGACAGCCTGACCAGCAAGAAGGAATCGGAAATCATGACCATCTGA
- a CDS encoding glycosyltransferase family 9 protein, with protein sequence MSRTFLVSRTDAIGDVVLTLPVAGRLKQLYPGCRVLLLGRTYTQAIADACPWLDGFLNLDELLQLPAAGQVAALRATAADTILHVFPNKTIAQLARKAGIRHRIGTRSRWFHWLTCNHLVALSRRHSPLHEAQLNLQLLHGLGASTALSLPEVAQLVRLRPVVALRPTLQKLLAARQPSQLNVILHPRSRGSAREWGLAHFGQLTRLLHQTGHRVFITGTAAEGEELREWLQEHQPYLTADLTGQLPLPEFLAFIGAADGLVAGSTGPLHLAAALGRHALGLYPPIRPMHPGRWAPLGPLAEYAVFDRPDCQDCRQQPAACTCIKELAAAEVAGRILAWQPLILSS encoded by the coding sequence ATGAGCCGCACCTTCCTTGTTAGCCGTACCGATGCCATCGGCGACGTGGTGCTTACGCTGCCGGTAGCGGGCCGCCTGAAACAGCTGTATCCGGGCTGCCGGGTGCTGCTGCTGGGCCGCACCTACACCCAAGCCATAGCCGACGCCTGCCCTTGGCTCGACGGTTTCCTCAACCTCGATGAGCTACTGCAGCTGCCCGCCGCCGGCCAGGTAGCTGCCCTGCGCGCCACCGCCGCCGACACCATTCTGCACGTCTTCCCCAACAAAACGATAGCGCAGCTGGCCCGCAAAGCCGGCATCCGGCACCGCATCGGTACGCGCAGCCGCTGGTTTCACTGGCTCACCTGCAACCACCTAGTAGCCCTCAGCCGCCGCCACTCCCCGCTGCACGAGGCCCAGCTCAACCTGCAGCTGCTGCACGGTCTGGGAGCTTCTACTGCGCTCAGCCTGCCGGAAGTCGCACAATTAGTGCGGCTGCGGCCCGTTGTAGCGTTGCGGCCCACTCTGCAGAAGCTGCTGGCGGCCCGCCAACCCAGCCAGCTCAATGTTATCCTGCACCCGCGGAGCCGGGGCAGTGCCCGCGAGTGGGGGCTGGCGCACTTCGGCCAGCTGACCCGGCTATTGCACCAGACTGGGCACCGGGTTTTCATCACCGGCACGGCTGCCGAAGGCGAGGAGCTGCGCGAGTGGCTGCAGGAGCACCAGCCTTACCTCACGGCCGACCTCACCGGCCAGCTCCCGCTGCCCGAGTTTCTGGCCTTCATTGGCGCTGCCGATGGGCTGGTGGCAGGCAGCACCGGGCCCCTGCACCTAGCCGCAGCGCTGGGCCGGCACGCGTTGGGCCTGTACCCGCCCATCCGGCCGATGCACCCGGGCCGCTGGGCGCCGTTGGGGCCCTTAGCCGAATACGCCGTGTTCGACCGGCCCGACTGCCAGGACTGCCGCCAACAGCCCGCGGCCTGCACCTGCATCAAGGAGCTGGCTGCTGCCGAGGTGGCCGGCCGGATTCTTGCCTGGCAGCCGCTTATCTTGTCAAGCTGA
- the gmk gene encoding guanylate kinase, which produces MQGKIIAFSAPSGAGKTTIVHRLMAAIPDLSFSISACTRDKRGRTEANGKDYHFISVQEFQEKIRHDEFVEWEEVYEGAFYGTLKSEIERIWESGKHAVLDVDVKGGLSIKEFYKDRALAVFVKPPSIEVLEERLRHRATDSASSISARLYKANFELTFEDRFDVTVVNDDLNEATAQAEKLVRDFITAESAIL; this is translated from the coding sequence ATGCAGGGTAAAATCATTGCCTTTTCAGCTCCTTCCGGAGCCGGCAAAACCACCATCGTCCACCGCCTGATGGCGGCCATTCCAGACCTGAGCTTTTCCATTTCGGCCTGCACGCGCGACAAGCGCGGCCGCACCGAAGCCAATGGAAAAGACTACCACTTCATCTCCGTCCAGGAATTCCAGGAGAAAATCCGCCACGACGAGTTCGTGGAGTGGGAGGAAGTGTATGAAGGCGCGTTCTATGGCACGCTGAAATCGGAGATTGAGCGCATCTGGGAAAGCGGCAAGCACGCCGTGCTGGATGTAGACGTGAAAGGCGGCTTGAGCATCAAGGAGTTTTACAAAGACCGTGCGCTGGCCGTCTTTGTCAAGCCTCCTTCCATCGAAGTACTGGAAGAGCGGTTGCGCCACCGCGCCACCGATTCGGCCTCCAGCATCTCCGCCCGGCTCTACAAAGCCAACTTTGAGCTGACGTTTGAGGACCGTTTTGACGTCACCGTCGTCAACGACGACCTCAACGAAGCCACCGCCCAGGCCGAAAAGCTGGTGCGCGACTTCATCACGGCCGAATCGGCTATCCTGTGA